Proteins encoded together in one Cyanobium sp. WAJ14-Wanaka window:
- a CDS encoding PCC domain-containing protein, with protein MRALPLHLEAGSDVRRSLEQLALEHQASGFVLSVVGNLSRAAFACPGKTAPTLLQGELEIITLQGTLSPGGVHLHLSFSDAECQVWGGHLEHGTLVLRGADLLVGLLDESPSPAAGATQMRPRVEIATLPGCPFSRRALRMLRTLGIPFQEIEATGGGSVPQLFIDGVAIGGYDALAELHSRGELEPLRGL; from the coding sequence ATGCGTGCCCTGCCGCTCCACCTCGAAGCCGGCAGCGATGTGCGCCGCAGCCTTGAGCAGCTGGCGCTCGAGCACCAGGCCAGTGGCTTCGTGCTCAGTGTGGTGGGCAACCTCTCCCGGGCGGCCTTCGCCTGCCCTGGCAAAACCGCGCCCACCCTGCTCCAGGGCGAGCTGGAGATCATCACCTTGCAGGGCACCCTCTCGCCTGGGGGTGTGCACCTGCACCTGAGCTTCTCCGATGCCGAATGCCAGGTGTGGGGCGGCCACCTCGAGCACGGCACCCTGGTGCTTCGCGGCGCCGACCTGCTGGTGGGCCTGCTCGACGAAAGCCCCAGCCCTGCTGCGGGTGCCACCCAGATGCGGCCCCGGGTAGAGATCGCCACCCTGCCCGGTTGCCCCTTCTCGCGCCGGGCCCTGCGCATGCTGCGCACCCTGGGCATCCCCTTCCAGGAGATCGAGGCGACTGGCGGAGGGTCCGTACCCCAATTGTTCATCGATGGCGTGGCCATCGGCGGCTACGACGCCCTGGCCGAGCTGCACAGCCGCGGCGAGCTGGAGCCCCTGCGCGGGCTGTGA
- a CDS encoding polyribonucleotide nucleotidyltransferase, whose protein sequence is MQGHTQSISFDGREIRLTTGRFAPQAGGSVMVECGDTSVLVTATRSGGREGIDFLPLMCDYEERLYAAGRIPGSFFRREARPPERAILTCRLIDRPMRPLFPSWMRDDIQIVATCLSLDERVPPDVLAVTGASMATLLAKIPFYGPMAAVRVGLLGDDFVLNPSFREVERSELDLVVAGTPAGVIMVEAGANQLPEQDVIEAIDFGYEAVGELIKAQQNLLKELGIEQVIPEAKKEDTTLPSYLDKECGKAIGEVLKQFSQTKIERDEKLDAIKAQVGEKIAALKEGDAIKVAVSSNNKALGNNYKSLTKKLMREQIIKDGKRVDGRNLDEVRPISAAAGVLPKRVHGSALFQRGLTQVLSCATLGTPSDAQEMDDLNPITEKNYLHHYNFPPYSTGETKPMRSPGRREIGHGALAERAIVPVLPNKESFPYVLRVVSECLSSNGSTSMGSVCGSTLALMDAGVPLKAPVSGAAMGLIKEGEEVRILTDIQGIEDFLGDMDFKVAGTEKGITALQMDMKITGLEMKTIAEAINQARPARLHILEKMLEAIDKPRDTMSPHAPRLLSFRIDPELIGTVIGPGGRTIKGITERTNTKIDIEDGGIVTIASHDGAAAEEAQRIIEGLTRRISEGEVFQGAVTRVIPIGAFVEILPGKEGMIHISQLSEARVEKVEDVVNVGDQVTVRVREIDNRGRINLTLRGVPQADAPAPA, encoded by the coding sequence GTGCAAGGACATACTCAGTCGATCTCCTTCGATGGTCGGGAGATCCGGCTGACCACCGGTCGGTTCGCCCCCCAAGCAGGGGGTTCGGTGATGGTTGAGTGCGGAGATACCTCTGTTCTGGTCACCGCCACCCGTTCCGGTGGTCGCGAAGGAATCGATTTCCTGCCCCTGATGTGCGACTACGAGGAGCGGCTGTACGCCGCCGGTCGCATTCCCGGCAGCTTTTTCCGCAGGGAAGCTCGTCCCCCCGAGCGGGCGATCCTCACCTGCCGCCTGATCGATCGGCCGATGCGGCCGCTGTTCCCCAGCTGGATGCGCGACGACATCCAAATCGTGGCCACCTGCCTTTCCCTCGACGAGCGAGTTCCGCCCGACGTATTGGCAGTAACCGGTGCCTCGATGGCAACCCTGCTGGCCAAGATCCCCTTCTACGGCCCCATGGCAGCCGTGCGGGTGGGGCTTCTGGGCGACGACTTCGTGCTCAATCCCAGTTTCCGGGAAGTGGAGCGCAGCGAGCTCGACCTGGTGGTGGCTGGCACCCCGGCCGGAGTGATCATGGTGGAGGCCGGCGCCAACCAGCTTCCCGAACAGGATGTGATCGAAGCGATCGACTTCGGCTACGAGGCCGTAGGCGAACTGATCAAGGCCCAGCAAAACCTGCTGAAGGAGCTGGGTATTGAGCAGGTGATTCCGGAGGCCAAAAAGGAAGACACCACCCTGCCCAGCTACCTGGATAAGGAATGCGGCAAGGCAATCGGTGAAGTGCTCAAGCAGTTCAGCCAAACCAAGATCGAGCGCGACGAAAAGCTCGATGCAATTAAGGCCCAGGTGGGCGAAAAGATTGCCGCCCTCAAGGAAGGCGACGCCATCAAGGTGGCCGTAAGCAGCAACAACAAGGCGCTCGGCAACAACTACAAGAGCCTCACCAAGAAGCTCATGCGCGAGCAGATCATCAAGGACGGCAAGCGCGTGGATGGCCGCAACCTCGATGAGGTGCGTCCGATCAGTGCGGCAGCTGGCGTTCTGCCCAAGCGGGTTCACGGTTCGGCCCTGTTCCAGCGCGGCCTTACCCAGGTGCTTTCCTGCGCCACCCTCGGCACCCCCAGTGATGCCCAGGAAATGGACGACCTAAACCCGATCACCGAGAAGAACTACCTCCACCACTACAACTTCCCCCCCTATTCCACGGGCGAAACCAAGCCGATGCGCTCCCCCGGTCGGCGGGAGATTGGCCACGGCGCCCTGGCTGAGCGGGCAATTGTGCCAGTGCTGCCGAATAAGGAGTCTTTCCCCTACGTGCTGCGGGTGGTTTCGGAGTGCCTGAGCTCCAATGGCTCCACCTCGATGGGCTCGGTGTGCGGCAGCACCCTGGCCCTGATGGATGCGGGCGTACCCCTGAAGGCGCCGGTTAGCGGCGCCGCCATGGGCCTGATCAAGGAGGGCGAGGAGGTGCGGATCCTCACCGACATCCAGGGGATCGAAGATTTCCTTGGCGACATGGACTTCAAGGTGGCCGGCACCGAAAAGGGCATCACCGCCCTGCAGATGGACATGAAGATCACCGGTCTGGAGATGAAGACCATTGCCGAGGCGATCAACCAGGCCCGTCCGGCCCGGCTGCACATCCTCGAGAAGATGCTCGAGGCGATCGATAAGCCCCGCGACACCATGTCGCCCCATGCCCCCCGCCTGCTCAGCTTCCGGATCGATCCAGAACTGATCGGCACGGTGATCGGCCCCGGCGGCCGCACCATCAAGGGCATCACCGAGCGCACTAACACCAAGATCGACATCGAAGATGGCGGCATCGTCACGATCGCCAGCCACGATGGCGCCGCCGCCGAAGAGGCCCAGCGGATCATCGAGGGCCTGACCCGTCGCATCAGCGAAGGGGAAGTGTTCCAGGGTGCCGTTACCCGGGTAATTCCGATTGGTGCCTTCGTGGAAATCCTGCCCGGGAAGGAGGGGATGATCCACATCTCCCAGCTCTCGGAAGCTCGGGTGGAGAAGGTGGAAGACGTGGTCAACGTCGGCGACCAGGTGACGGTGCGGGTGCGCGAAATCGACAACCGCGGCCGCATCAACCTGACCCTGCGGGGCGTGCCCCAGGCCGACGCCCCAGCGCCTGCCTAG
- a CDS encoding AbrB/MazE/SpoVT family DNA-binding domain-containing protein produces MQTKVQKWGNSLGVRIPRGIAEELGLGAGAEVSLTAKDGEMVLRRSAPSRLRLADLLAGVTGDNIHSSIDSGDAVGAEAF; encoded by the coding sequence ATGCAAACAAAGGTTCAAAAATGGGGGAACAGCCTTGGCGTAAGGATTCCACGGGGCATAGCTGAAGAGCTGGGCCTGGGAGCTGGTGCGGAGGTCAGCCTCACCGCGAAGGATGGTGAGATGGTCTTGAGGCGCTCCGCGCCAAGTCGGCTGAGGCTTGCGGATCTTCTTGCAGGCGTCACCGGAGACAACATCCACTCGTCCATTGACTCAGGTGATGCCGTAGGGGCTGAAGCATTCTGA
- the mazF gene encoding endoribonuclease MazF, which translates to MSSYVPDRGDLVWLEFTPQAGSEQRGRRPALVISPKNYNAKVGLALFCPVTSKIKGYPFEVRLPDGYVVGGVVLSDQIKSLDWRSRKASFIERASSDVMAMVFARVLPLLEVDTPANP; encoded by the coding sequence ATGTCTTCCTACGTGCCAGATCGTGGTGATTTGGTGTGGCTGGAGTTCACACCACAGGCAGGAAGTGAACAACGTGGAAGAAGGCCAGCACTTGTTATATCTCCTAAGAACTACAATGCAAAGGTCGGGCTGGCCTTATTTTGCCCTGTAACTTCAAAGATCAAGGGATACCCTTTTGAAGTACGGCTCCCCGATGGATATGTAGTGGGTGGAGTCGTTCTTTCGGATCAGATTAAAAGCCTTGACTGGCGATCTAGAAAAGCATCGTTCATAGAGCGAGCTTCCTCAGATGTAATGGCGATGGTGTTTGCAAGGGTGTTACCTCTTCTTGAAGTCGACACGCCTGCCAACCCCTAA
- a CDS encoding DUF2252 domain-containing protein, with protein MATPAPAKVSNERQNQRPDPIELLINQEVQRLPWLLPERHSRMAQSPFAFYRGTAAVMASDLGRQPHSGLMVQLCGDAHLMNFGFFASPERQLLFDINDFDETYPGPFEWDLQRLAASLILAARSLGLGDQKQQKICRRSIRAYGEAMANFAAMPFIEMYVMRLDVERLIAEHSSSLQQHLVDVVAAAKRRDSRQAVRKLCVSGSDGELRFRHDPPLIWRYEELSEQWGGGAIFQQRFDVMYEQYLLNIRPEMRLVMSQFRFVDAALKAVGVGSVGTRCAVGVLVGSRPDDVLVLQGKQVEPSVLAPYLPKGGPEHQGQRVVEGQRLMQTASDAFLGWTTTPEGLHIYWRHFRDWKGSVDVTCLDADGLSDYGRLCGWTLAKAHARSGNRRAISAHIGEPKLFAKALVGQALCHADQAEADYQMLLQAIGDGRLQQSGQQSPQP; from the coding sequence ATGGCAACCCCGGCTCCGGCAAAGGTGTCTAACGAACGGCAGAACCAGCGCCCCGATCCGATTGAACTGCTGATCAACCAGGAAGTTCAGCGCTTGCCCTGGCTCTTGCCGGAGCGCCATAGCCGCATGGCCCAAAGCCCCTTTGCCTTTTACCGGGGGACGGCGGCGGTTATGGCTTCTGACTTAGGCCGTCAGCCCCACTCCGGCCTGATGGTGCAGCTCTGTGGTGATGCCCACCTGATGAATTTCGGGTTCTTTGCATCGCCCGAACGGCAACTGCTGTTTGACATCAACGACTTTGATGAAACCTATCCCGGCCCGTTTGAGTGGGATCTGCAGCGGCTGGCGGCCAGCTTGATACTCGCGGCCCGCAGTTTGGGCTTGGGCGATCAGAAACAGCAAAAGATCTGTCGCCGCAGCATTCGGGCCTATGGCGAGGCGATGGCCAATTTTGCTGCCATGCCGTTCATCGAGATGTATGTGATGCGGCTCGATGTGGAGAGATTGATTGCTGAACACAGCAGCTCCCTCCAGCAGCATTTGGTCGATGTGGTGGCGGCCGCCAAAAGGCGCGACAGTCGCCAGGCCGTGCGCAAGCTCTGCGTTAGCGGCAGTGATGGGGAGCTGCGCTTTCGCCATGATCCACCCCTGATCTGGCGTTACGAAGAGCTGTCTGAGCAGTGGGGCGGAGGGGCAATCTTTCAGCAGCGCTTTGATGTGATGTACGAGCAGTATTTGTTGAATATCCGTCCGGAGATGCGGCTGGTGATGTCGCAGTTTCGCTTTGTAGATGCAGCGCTCAAGGCGGTGGGCGTCGGATCGGTTGGCACCCGCTGTGCCGTTGGGGTGCTTGTGGGCAGCCGTCCCGACGATGTTTTGGTGTTGCAGGGCAAACAAGTCGAGCCATCGGTCCTGGCCCCCTATCTGCCCAAGGGCGGTCCTGAGCACCAGGGCCAACGGGTGGTGGAGGGTCAACGCTTGATGCAAACCGCGAGCGATGCCTTCCTGGGCTGGACAACTACGCCAGAGGGGCTTCATATCTACTGGCGCCATTTCCGCGACTGGAAAGGGTCTGTTGATGTGACCTGCCTGGATGCCGATGGGCTGAGTGATTACGGCCGTCTCTGCGGCTGGACCCTGGCCAAGGCCCATGCCCGCTCAGGCAATCGCCGGGCAATCAGTGCCCATATCGGAGAACCCAAATTATTTGCCAAGGCTTTGGTTGGGCAGGCTTTGTGCCATGCCGATCAGGCAGAAGCTGATTACCAGATGCTGCTTCAGGCCATCGGCGATGGGCGCCTGCAGCAAAGTGGGCAGCAATCCCCCCAGCCCTGA
- a CDS encoding galactose mutarotase yields MPLIQRDTPYPHWEFSDPSSGDLLRVVPERGGLISGWRCGDREVVYLDLERFLDPAQSVRGGFPVLFPITGGLPNNELPLPQGTFTIGQHGFARQLPWQMEPLADGRGVQLQLSDTPETLAAYPFAFLLSMEVRLAAGALEINTTVTNRSEAPMPFSFGLHPYFNLLSLEGVSFEGLPDGCLNHLTMAPASTAEQMQRLATGIDLLVRPTGPVRLVDGAAGTTLELQPSHPFDLVVLWTEPPRPMVCIEPWSGPRQSLLSGDRKIELAPGASTELNTRYALGQA; encoded by the coding sequence ATGCCCCTGATTCAGCGCGACACCCCCTATCCCCATTGGGAGTTCAGTGATCCCAGCAGCGGCGACCTATTGCGGGTGGTGCCGGAGCGAGGCGGCTTGATCAGCGGCTGGCGTTGCGGTGATCGGGAGGTGGTCTACCTCGATCTGGAGCGCTTCCTCGATCCCGCCCAATCGGTGCGGGGCGGCTTCCCGGTGTTGTTTCCAATTACCGGTGGCCTGCCAAACAACGAATTGCCCCTGCCCCAGGGCACCTTCACGATTGGTCAGCACGGTTTTGCGCGCCAGTTGCCCTGGCAGATGGAACCCCTCGCCGATGGTCGGGGCGTGCAACTGCAGTTAAGCGACACCCCAGAAACCCTGGCGGCCTACCCCTTTGCTTTCCTGCTCAGCATGGAGGTGCGGCTTGCCGCCGGCGCCCTCGAAATCAACACCACGGTCACCAACCGCAGCGAAGCACCGATGCCCTTCAGCTTCGGTCTGCACCCCTATTTCAACCTCTTAAGCCTGGAGGGCGTGAGCTTTGAGGGGCTGCCCGATGGGTGTCTCAATCACCTGACCATGGCCCCTGCGTCCACGGCAGAGCAGATGCAACGCCTTGCCACGGGCATTGATCTGCTGGTGCGGCCCACGGGCCCTGTGCGCCTGGTGGATGGGGCCGCTGGCACCACCCTCGAGCTGCAGCCCAGTCACCCCTTCGATTTGGTGGTGCTTTGGACCGAGCCACCCCGGCCAATGGTTTGCATCGAACCCTGGAGTGGCCCCCGTCAGTCGTTGTTGAGTGGTGATCGAAAGATCGAATTGGCTCCAGGGGCCAGCACCGAACTAAACACCCGCTATGCCCTGGGCCAGGCCTGA
- a CDS encoding 3'(2'),5'-bisphosphate nucleotidase CysQ — MMPAPLALPSGISLENLLQELRQLSWGAADILLAYGRGEQPPHGFPRALSVDEGGEGPVSAADLAVNQWLLDGLQAAFPAAHWTVLSEETAKEQLTEGEPLDAEWLWILDPLDGTKDFLQGTGEYAVHLALVHRNQPVLGVVLLPELEELWLGVLPGLAGSAGEAWCENRAAKRTPVRFSSRRPLAELVLVASRNHRDGRLEQLLEALALGDTKAIGSVGGKVATILRGETDLYISLSGKSAPKDWDMAAPEAVLRAAGGCFSHADGRPLAYNTGDVRQAGCLIASHGFSHGDLCGRAAEAIAQIDPSFPV; from the coding sequence ATGATGCCGGCTCCCCTCGCCCTGCCATCGGGCATCAGCCTTGAAAACCTGCTGCAGGAGCTGCGCCAGCTCAGCTGGGGCGCTGCCGACATCCTGCTGGCCTATGGCCGCGGCGAGCAGCCACCCCATGGCTTCCCCCGGGCCCTAAGCGTGGATGAGGGTGGCGAGGGGCCAGTCTCTGCCGCCGATCTGGCGGTGAACCAGTGGCTGCTCGATGGTCTGCAGGCGGCCTTCCCCGCTGCCCACTGGACCGTGCTGAGCGAGGAAACCGCCAAGGAACAGCTCACGGAAGGTGAGCCCCTAGATGCTGAATGGCTATGGATCCTCGATCCCCTCGATGGCACCAAGGACTTCCTCCAGGGCACCGGTGAATACGCCGTGCATTTGGCCCTGGTGCACCGCAATCAGCCGGTGCTGGGGGTGGTGCTGCTTCCTGAACTCGAAGAACTCTGGCTGGGGGTGCTGCCCGGACTGGCTGGTTCGGCCGGTGAGGCCTGGTGTGAAAACCGCGCAGCCAAGCGCACTCCGGTGCGTTTCAGTAGCCGGCGGCCCCTGGCGGAGCTGGTGCTGGTGGCCAGCCGCAACCACCGCGACGGGCGCCTCGAGCAGCTGCTAGAGGCCCTGGCCCTTGGCGACACCAAGGCAATCGGCAGTGTGGGCGGCAAGGTGGCCACGATCCTGCGGGGCGAGACCGACCTCTACATCTCCCTGTCTGGCAAGAGCGCACCCAAGGATTGGGACATGGCCGCTCCAGAGGCGGTGCTGCGGGCCGCCGGTGGTTGCTTCAGCCATGCCGATGGTCGGCCGCTGGCCTACAACACTGGCGATGTGCGCCAGGCAGGTTGCCTGATCGCCAGCCACGGCTTCAGCCACGGCGACCTTTGTGGTCGCGCAGCAGAAGCCATAGCCCAAATCGACCCGAGCTTCCCGGTCTAG
- a CDS encoding PfkB family carbohydrate kinase, translating to MSADPALGCLKLAVVGHVEWVSFVAVEQLPIAGSIGHASAHLEEPAGGGAVVAVQLARLTGRRVPFFTALGRDAVGEQAVARLSELGLEMHVAWRDRPTRRGISFVDRLGERTITVIGERLTPVAADPLPWGDLAGCDGVFLTAADAVALQHARRAKLLAATPRLGLPLLEASGVQCDALIGSALDPGEQVPEGSLTRPPRLRIATEGAAGGWCQPGGRFAAVALTAEPVDSYGCGDSFAAGVTAGLAAGWPAAQALALGARCGAECAVQFGPYAPTSVPPWDGNPGSGKGV from the coding sequence ATGTCTGCTGATCCGGCCCTGGGCTGCCTGAAGTTGGCGGTGGTGGGGCACGTCGAGTGGGTGAGTTTTGTGGCGGTGGAGCAGCTGCCGATTGCGGGCAGCATCGGCCATGCCTCCGCCCATTTGGAAGAACCGGCTGGAGGCGGTGCCGTGGTGGCGGTGCAACTGGCCCGCCTTACGGGCCGGCGGGTGCCCTTTTTTACGGCCCTCGGCCGGGATGCGGTGGGCGAACAGGCCGTTGCCCGCCTCAGCGAACTGGGCCTGGAGATGCACGTGGCCTGGCGTGATCGACCAACCCGCCGGGGCATCAGTTTTGTGGACCGGCTGGGTGAGCGCACGATCACCGTGATCGGCGAGCGCCTGACGCCAGTGGCCGCCGACCCCCTGCCCTGGGGCGATTTGGCAGGGTGTGATGGTGTCTTCTTGACCGCCGCCGATGCGGTAGCACTGCAGCATGCCCGCCGCGCCAAGTTGCTTGCGGCAACCCCCAGGCTGGGGCTGCCACTGCTAGAGGCCAGTGGTGTGCAATGCGATGCCCTGATCGGCAGTGCCCTCGACCCCGGCGAGCAGGTGCCGGAAGGTTCCCTGACCCGGCCACCGCGACTGCGGATCGCCACCGAAGGAGCCGCCGGCGGCTGGTGTCAGCCCGGCGGCCGTTTTGCGGCGGTAGCCCTAACGGCGGAGCCGGTGGATAGCTACGGCTGCGGCGACAGCTTTGCTGCCGGGGTGACGGCCGGTTTGGCGGCGGGCTGGCCCGCGGCCCAAGCCCTCGCCCTCGGGGCCCGCTGCGGCGCCGAATGTGCGGTGCAGTTTGGGCCCTACGCCCCGACCAGTGTTCCACCATGGGATGGCAACCCCGGCTCCGGCAAAGGTGTCTAA
- a CDS encoding nucleotidyltransferase family protein: MAAEIIEEIPGAEVRLFGSHARGDARPDSDVDLMITVSDAWYANNDWFGVLGELWNKLAHHRVSVDLLLYPRSKVEERRKWLSHAIAQAYQDGRSLNGEL, encoded by the coding sequence ATGGCTGCCGAGATCATTGAAGAGATCCCAGGAGCCGAAGTGCGCTTGTTCGGCTCCCACGCCCGTGGCGACGCAAGGCCGGATTCCGATGTAGACCTGATGATCACAGTGAGCGACGCGTGGTACGCCAATAATGATTGGTTTGGAGTTCTTGGAGAGCTTTGGAACAAGCTTGCCCATCATCGCGTTTCAGTTGATCTGCTTTTGTATCCGCGCAGCAAGGTCGAGGAGCGTCGCAAATGGCTGAGCCACGCGATTGCCCAGGCCTATCAAGATGGGAGATCACTTAATGGCGAGCTTTGA
- a CDS encoding HigA family addiction module antitoxin yields MDRLPPITPGELLNEEFLQPLGVSQYRLAKAIGVPASRISEIVAGQRAITADTDLRLCRYLGLSPGYWLRAQAAHDTEVAVVELSAELEQIQPLVAC; encoded by the coding sequence ATGGACCGCCTTCCCCCCATAACCCCTGGTGAACTACTCAACGAAGAGTTCCTCCAGCCCCTAGGTGTCAGTCAGTACCGGCTGGCAAAGGCCATCGGCGTACCGGCTTCCCGCATCAGCGAAATCGTTGCTGGCCAGCGCGCAATAACAGCCGACACCGATCTGCGCCTGTGCCGCTATCTCGGCCTCAGCCCCGGCTACTGGTTACGGGCCCAGGCAGCCCACGACACTGAGGTGGCCGTGGTCGAATTGTCAGCAGAGCTAGAACAGATTCAACCCTTGGTTGCCTGCTAA
- a CDS encoding rhomboid family intramembrane serine protease, which translates to MNDSLPQRLDRWIARAGINLLIPPLILVIPWLQELVDQLLFGGKWNLPMVPGGSFLGVLTAPFSHGGFGHLLANSLTFLPLSWLVLLRGRRAYLAVWLGVYATAIPVWLFWPNGSHGLSGVVYGLLGYLLLIGWLEKRPLSLVLSVLALIAYAGVLPSLLPIFSPPGVSWIGHLSGFAGGLLAALALADDGKP; encoded by the coding sequence ATGAACGACTCCCTGCCCCAGCGGCTGGATCGCTGGATCGCCAGGGCTGGCATCAACCTTCTGATCCCGCCGCTGATCCTGGTGATTCCCTGGCTACAGGAGCTGGTGGATCAGCTGCTGTTCGGCGGCAAGTGGAACCTGCCGATGGTCCCTGGGGGATCGTTTCTCGGGGTGCTCACCGCGCCCTTCAGCCACGGCGGTTTCGGCCACCTGCTGGCCAATTCTCTGACCTTTCTGCCCCTGTCTTGGCTGGTGCTGCTGCGCGGCCGGCGCGCCTACCTGGCCGTGTGGCTAGGGGTGTACGCCACTGCCATTCCCGTGTGGCTGTTCTGGCCAAACGGCAGCCATGGCCTTTCCGGGGTGGTCTACGGCCTGCTGGGCTACCTGCTCCTAATTGGCTGGCTGGAGAAGCGCCCCCTATCACTTGTCCTGTCGGTGCTGGCCCTAATCGCCTATGCAGGAGTGTTGCCCAGCCTGCTGCCAATTTTTTCACCGCCCGGCGTCAGCTGGATTGGCCACCTCAGCGGCTTCGCCGGCGGCCTGCTAGCAGCCCTGGCCCTTGCCGATGACGGCAAGCCGTAG
- a CDS encoding DUF393 domain-containing protein, translated as MTMVLVYDGGCPFCRHFALRSELVGGMPGLEIRDGRADHVLRSRLKQRGLDLALGAVLLDGDQAWHGAAAIAELCRCMAPSDPLLQLLSQLFSAPKRAQNLYPLLLWARRTALHLKGLPVDPDHSGV; from the coding sequence ATGACTATGGTGCTCGTGTACGACGGCGGCTGCCCCTTTTGCCGTCATTTTGCCCTGCGCAGTGAGCTGGTGGGCGGGATGCCTGGGCTCGAAATTCGAGACGGCCGCGCTGATCACGTCCTACGCAGCCGGCTCAAGCAGCGTGGCCTGGATCTGGCCCTTGGCGCGGTGCTCCTCGATGGGGATCAGGCCTGGCATGGGGCAGCGGCGATTGCTGAACTGTGCCGCTGCATGGCCCCCAGTGACCCTTTGCTGCAGCTGCTCAGCCAACTATTTAGCGCCCCCAAGCGAGCCCAGAACCTCTATCCCCTATTGCTCTGGGCCCGGCGAACCGCCCTGCATTTGAAAGGTCTGCCGGTGGACCCTGATCACTCGGGCGTTTAG
- a CDS encoding HEPN domain-containing protein produces the protein MASFEAQAMLRVAWRDLRTARLLSVDEADESSWGFHIQQAIEKAFKAWILSLDLRPPFTHDIAELLQILRQQGVDISPYLQLSRFTLFAVQFRYDDEIEPLDLNRQIWLETAQSLLDEVSSFMGRQA, from the coding sequence ATGGCGAGCTTTGAAGCCCAAGCCATGCTTCGAGTGGCCTGGCGCGATCTCCGGACTGCGCGACTACTTTCTGTTGACGAGGCCGATGAATCTAGTTGGGGCTTTCATATACAGCAGGCCATAGAGAAAGCTTTCAAAGCCTGGATACTCAGCCTTGATCTCAGGCCTCCATTCACCCATGACATAGCCGAGCTTCTACAGATTTTGCGCCAGCAAGGAGTCGACATTTCACCCTATCTACAGTTATCCCGTTTCACTCTCTTTGCTGTTCAATTTCGCTACGACGATGAGATAGAGCCATTGGACCTAAACCGCCAAATCTGGCTAGAGACTGCGCAATCTCTGCTTGACGAGGTGAGTTCATTTATGGGCAGACAGGCTTAA
- the rsmI gene encoding 16S rRNA (cytidine(1402)-2'-O)-methyltransferase, whose product MQAPEPAPGVLYLVGTPIGNLADLSPRARVVLSGVQRIACEDTRHSGLLLHQLGLRQKDQGPRLVSFHAHNQNARIPELLGALEAGEAIALISDAGLPGISDPGEVLVAAARAAGHGVICVPGPSAVTTALVSSGLPCGRFCFEGFLPPKTNQRRQRLQELAQEERTMVLFEAPHRLVDLLEDLLAVLGDRPLQVARELTKKHEEQVGPSVAVALAHFRAKAPLGECTLVLGGAPPAAAPSWDGVALLAEMEELVRGGLGSKEAARVVAERTGFSKRDLYGLLHQEP is encoded by the coding sequence GTGCAAGCCCCAGAACCAGCTCCCGGTGTTCTTTATCTGGTGGGCACGCCGATTGGCAACCTGGCCGACCTATCCCCCCGGGCCCGGGTGGTGCTGAGCGGTGTGCAGCGAATTGCCTGCGAAGACACCCGTCACAGCGGTCTGCTGTTGCACCAGCTGGGGTTGCGGCAAAAGGACCAGGGTCCGCGGCTGGTCAGTTTCCACGCCCACAACCAAAACGCCCGCATACCGGAATTGCTTGGAGCCCTGGAGGCAGGCGAAGCCATTGCCCTGATCAGTGATGCGGGTTTACCGGGAATCTCCGATCCGGGCGAGGTGCTGGTGGCAGCCGCCCGCGCCGCCGGCCATGGGGTGATTTGCGTTCCTGGCCCCAGCGCGGTGACCACGGCGTTGGTGAGCAGCGGCCTGCCCTGCGGGCGCTTTTGTTTTGAGGGTTTCCTGCCGCCCAAAACAAACCAACGGCGCCAACGGCTGCAGGAACTGGCCCAGGAGGAGCGCACCATGGTGCTGTTTGAGGCACCCCACCGGCTAGTCGATCTCCTGGAAGATCTCCTGGCAGTGCTGGGTGATCGGCCGCTGCAGGTGGCCCGGGAACTCACCAAGAAGCACGAAGAACAGGTGGGGCCCAGCGTGGCCGTTGCCCTGGCCCACTTCCGCGCCAAGGCGCCGCTGGGGGAATGCACCCTGGTGCTGGGGGGAGCGCCGCCAGCGGCAGCTCCCAGCTGGGATGGGGTGGCGCTGTTGGCGGAAATGGAAGAGCTGGTGCGGGGCGGCCTGGGCAGCAAGGAAGCCGCCAGGGTGGTGGCCGAACGCACGGGCTTTAGTAAACGGGATCTCTACGGGCTGCTGCACCAGGAGCCCTAA